The Spirochaetaceae bacterium genome contains the following window.
CCTGCCGGTTGATCAGCACGCCGCCCTCGCCACGCACCGCCTCCGAGACCAGGAACGGGCGCTCGCCGCGGCGGTGGAACACGGTGGGGTGGAACTGCACGTACTCCATGTCGATGACGCGCGCGCCGACCCGGTAGGCCATCGCCACGCCGTGGCCGTAGGCGCCGGCGTCGTTGGTGCTGTGCAGGTACACCTGGCCGAGGCCGCCGGTGGCCAGGACGGTCTTCTTCGCCATGATCGGGCGCACCTCGCCGGCGGCCACGTCCAGGACGTGCGCGCCGATGCAACTCAGCGGCCGGTAGCGGTCCAGGAAGTCCACCGAGCTGTGCGACAGGGTGAGCAGGTCGACCGCGAAGCAGCCGGTGGCCACGGTCAGGCTGCCGCCGCCGGTCAGGGGGCCGCCGTCCGCCAGCTCCGCCAGCCGCTTGTGCAGGGCGGTCAGGATGGCGCGCCCGGTGTGATCCTTGGCGTAGATGATGCGGTGCCGGGAGTGCGACGCCTCGCGGGTGAAGCGGAGCGCGCCGCCGTCGTCGCGGTCGAAGGCCACCTGCAGGTCGTCGATCAGCAGTTCGCGCACCAGGCGCGGCCCGTCGCGCACGATGGCGTCCACGGCGGCGGGGTTGGCGGAGTGGCCGCTGGCGGCGTCGATGTCGGCGCGCAGCAGGTCGCCGTCGCCATGATCATGGCCGTCGTAGATGATGCCGCCCTGCGCCCACAGGCTGTTGCTGGCGGTCAGCTCGCGGGCGCCGGTGATCAGGGTCACCTGCAGGCCGGCGCGGGCGGCCTGCAGCGCGTACACCGCCCCGGCGGCGCCGGCGCCGATCACCAGGCAGTCGGTGCGGGCGGGTGTCGCGGCAGTCATTGCAGGCCCAGGAAGTCGAGCCCCAGGTCGGGGCGGCGCGGCGCGGCGGTGATGGCGCTGGTGGACAGAAAGTCCGCCCCGGCGGCGGCGTAGGCGGCCAGCGTCTCGGCAGTGACGCCGCCGGACACCTCCACGATGGCCCGTCCCGCGATCACGTCCACCGCTTCGCGCACCTGCCCGGGAGTCATGTTGTCGAGCAGGATCACGTCGGCGCCGGCGTAGGCGGCCTCGCGCACCTGGGCCAGGGTGTCGGCCTCCACCTCGATGCGCGCCACGTGCGGTGCCCGCTCGCGGCCGCGCCGTACCGCGGCGGCGACGCCGCCGGCCACCGCGATGTGGTTGTCCTTGATCATCACGCAGTCGGCGAGTGAGGCGCGGTGGTTGCGCCCGCCGCCGCAGCGTACCGCGTACTTCTCCAGCTCGCGCAGCCCGGGCGTGGTCTTGCGCGTGTCGCACACGGCCGCCGCCGTGCCGCGCAGCCGCTCCACGTACGAACGGGTAGAGGTGGCGATTCCGGACAGGTGCTGCAGCAGGTTGAGGGCGGTGCGCTCGGCGGCCAGTATCGGCCGCGCAGGGCCCGACACGTACAGGACGCGGTCGCCGGGGCCGGCGGCGGCGCCGTCGGCGAGCGCCGGCTCCACGTTCAGGTCGGCGTCGAGGCGCCAGAACACGGCGGCGGCGATCGCTGCGCCGCACACCACCAGCGCCTCGCGGGCCACCACCGCCACCCGGCAGTGGCTGCCGGCGGGCACCACGGCGCTGCCGGTGACATCGCCCAGCCCCAGATCCTCCTCCAGGGCGGTCTCGATTACCCGCCGCGCCGAGAACGGAATCACGTCAACTCGAACATCCGCTCGATGGAGCGCAGCGCCGCCACCCGCACCGTCTCGTCGAGCTCGATCACCTGGTGCGGCAGCGGATCCACGAGCACGTCGCGGATCTTCTGCAGGCTGTTGCGCTTCATGTGCGGGCACAGGCGGCAGGAGCCGACGAACTGCTTGCCGGGGTTCTCGACCTCGACGCGGCTGACCAGGCCGCACTCGGTAAGCAGCATGAAGTAGGCGGCGTCGGTGTCGCGCACGTACTCCATCATCTTGCCGGTGCTGCCGACGAAGTCGCTGGCCGCGGTCACCTCCGGGGTGCACTCGGGGTGGCTCACCACCTTGACCCCCGGGAAGCGTGCGCGCGTCTCGGCGATCGTCTCGGCGGTGAACTGGTCGTGCACCAGGCAGGTGCCGTCGGAGCTGTGGATCACCTTGTCGATGCCGCGCGCCGCCATCTCGCGGGCGATGTTGGCCGCCATCAGCCGGTCCGGCACGAACAGGATCTCGCGCTGCGGCAGCCGCTCGATGATGCGGTACACGTTGGCCGAGGTCACGCACACGTCGCTGACCGCCTTCACGTCCGCCGAGCTGTTGATGTAGCACACCACCGCCGCCTCCGGGTGGCGCGCCTTGAGGGCGGTCAGCTCGGCGCCGGTCAGGGAGTCGGCGAGCGAGCAGCCGGAGGCAATGTCGGGCACCAGCACCTGCGCGTGGGGGCACAGGATCTTGGCGGTCTCGGCCATGAACACCACGCCGGCGAACACGATCACGTCGGCGTCGGAGTCGCGCGCCTCCAGGCTGAGCGCGTAGGAGTCGCTCTTGAAGTCCGCCACCCCGTAGACGATCTCCGGGTCGACGTAGGAATGGGCCAGGATGATGGCGTTCTTTTCCGCCTTGAGCCGGCCTATCTCGCAGATCAGCGGAGCAACCTCGTGGCAGCGCTCCAGCGTCCATTGCGCGCCCGGCTGACACTCCACGTGCAGCAGATTGGAGAACAGCCGTTCCGCTTCCTGTGCCACAGCGGTAGCCATTGCCGTTAACCGTCTAGATACTCACGCCTTCGCACCCGTGTCAACGCCGCCCCCGCGGATTACGGCGGATTCGAGGGTAACGGCAGCCGGACGCCGCGGCGGCTCACTCGGCGGCGGTTTGGGCGCGATACCACAGGTTTCCGATCAGCAGCGGAACCCGCGGCGGCGAGCCCCTGCGGCCGAGGTGACCGGCCCAGGCATCGAGATAGTCGCGGAATGTCGCGCTCGCGCAGGGGTCCCAACGGTTCAGCCGCCGGCAGTCGTGCCACAGCGAGGGGTCGTCCAGGAACGGCTGCAGCAGGCTCGCCGCGATCACGCCGTTGCGTTCGCGTCCGTACGGGTCCGCTTCCAGGTCCGGCAACCGGTCCGCGAGCCACCGCGGCAGATCGCCCGGCCGGGGGTACCGCGCCGCCACGCGCACCGCGTAGTCGGCAAAGTTCGGTGCGTACGCCGCCGCCTGTGCCACGCCGGCCGGTGGATCCTCGGCCCACGCCGGCGTCAGGCGATGCAGCACGAACAGCGAGGCGAGCTCGCACAGCGCCTCGTCGAACCAGCGGTGCTTGTGCGCCCGGTGGCGGTCGAAGTTGATCATGACGTGGCACAGCTCGTGCGCAAACTGGTAGACGTACTGGCACCAGTAGGTGTCGCGCGCGCTGAGCCGCACCTGGTAGGGCCGCCGGTCGTGGAACACGCGCGGGTTCCGGCGCCACGGCGCCACGTGGATGGCGGCGTCGGGTGCGCTCCCGAACCCGGCCAGCAGCACCTCCGCCGCGGAGGTGAGCACGCCGCGGATCGTCCGCAGGCTGGTCGCCCCCCAATTCCCGTTCTCGATGACCAGGCGGACGGTCTCGTCAGGCATCACTCCGCTCCGTTCAGTTTCGGCGATGCGGGCAGTGCACCCGGCTGCCCGGTCAGCTCATCGCTCAGCACGCGCTGGTAGTCGGCCAGATCCCGGCAGATCCAGCCGTCCACCTCCAGGCGGTCGCGCAGCGGCTTCGGGAACCGCGGCGCGAACAGCGCGAACTGGTGCTGCCAGCCGGTGAAGCGTCGTCCGACCCCGGTGGCCAGGAACCGATCGACGTGATCGCGAAAGCCGTGCAGCGC
Protein-coding sequences here:
- the nadA gene encoding quinolinate synthase NadA encodes the protein MATAVAQEAERLFSNLLHVECQPGAQWTLERCHEVAPLICEIGRLKAEKNAIILAHSYVDPEIVYGVADFKSDSYALSLEARDSDADVIVFAGVVFMAETAKILCPHAQVLVPDIASGCSLADSLTGAELTALKARHPEAAVVCYINSSADVKAVSDVCVTSANVYRIIERLPQREILFVPDRLMAANIAREMAARGIDKVIHSSDGTCLVHDQFTAETIAETRARFPGVKVVSHPECTPEVTAASDFVGSTGKMMEYVRDTDAAYFMLLTECGLVSRVEVENPGKQFVGSCRLCPHMKRNSLQKIRDVLVDPLPHQVIELDETVRVAALRSIERMFELT
- the nadC gene encoding carboxylating nicotinate-nucleotide diphosphorylase; translation: MIPFSARRVIETALEEDLGLGDVTGSAVVPAGSHCRVAVVAREALVVCGAAIAAAVFWRLDADLNVEPALADGAAAGPGDRVLYVSGPARPILAAERTALNLLQHLSGIATSTRSYVERLRGTAAAVCDTRKTTPGLRELEKYAVRCGGGRNHRASLADCVMIKDNHIAVAGGVAAAVRRGRERAPHVARIEVEADTLAQVREAAYAGADVILLDNMTPGQVREAVDVIAGRAIVEVSGGVTAETLAAYAAAGADFLSTSAITAAPRRPDLGLDFLGLQ
- a CDS encoding FAD-dependent oxidoreductase, whose product is MTAATPARTDCLVIGAGAAGAVYALQAARAGLQVTLITGARELTASNSLWAQGGIIYDGHDHGDGDLLRADIDAASGHSANPAAVDAIVRDGPRLVRELLIDDLQVAFDRDDGGALRFTREASHSRHRIIYAKDHTGRAILTALHKRLAELADGGPLTGGGSLTVATGCFAVDLLTLSHSSVDFLDRYRPLSCIGAHVLDVAAGEVRPIMAKKTVLATGGLGQVYLHSTNDAGAYGHGVAMAYRVGARVIDMEYVQFHPTVFHRRGERPFLVSEAVRGEGGVLINRQGEAFMERYHPDGSLAPRDVISRSIHSELLRGASDTVYIDLSGVDADYARRRFPTINARLLAAGVDMTREPIPVVPAAHYSCGGIHTDMAGNTNIAHLSAIGETACTGLHGANRLASTSLLECLVMGATAAGRHAAEIAAGADFHLPAVRPWEMASAEPDDELITQDLNVIRNTMWNYVGLVRTAKRLDRAGNLLRELKNEIDGFYADNALTPRLLALRNAVQTALLITYAALRNPRSAGCHYRNDSLDRTRPRT